Proteins encoded in a region of the Sulfurimonas marina genome:
- the ribA gene encoding GTP cyclohydrolase II, whose protein sequence is MNIEISEIANLPSRFGDFKVKAFKEGHKEHLVIYSKNLDDIPIVRVHSECLTGDAIGSLKCDCRDQLEYALKMANETGGMVIYLRQEGRDIGLLNKVNAYALQDQGYNTIEANHQLGFSADERSYEIVTFILNHFNIDKIRLLTNNPAKINSISGVEIVERIPIVMESNEYNEGYLNVKRDEMGHMI, encoded by the coding sequence ATGAATATAGAGATATCGGAAATAGCAAATTTACCTTCACGTTTTGGCGATTTTAAAGTCAAAGCATTTAAAGAGGGTCACAAAGAACATTTAGTTATCTATTCAAAAAATTTAGATGATATTCCTATTGTTAGAGTTCACTCGGAATGTTTAACAGGAGATGCGATCGGAAGCCTGAAATGTGACTGTCGTGATCAACTCGAATACGCCTTGAAGATGGCAAATGAAACAGGTGGGATGGTTATATACCTGCGTCAAGAGGGAAGAGATATCGGACTTCTCAATAAAGTGAATGCTTATGCTCTTCAAGATCAAGGTTACAACACAATAGAAGCGAATCATCAACTTGGATTTTCTGCAGATGAGAGAAGTTATGAGATAGTTACATTTATATTAAACCATTTTAATATTGACAAAATTAGGCTTCTTACAAATAATCCTGCTAAAATAAACTCCATCAGTGGGGTTGAGATTGTTGAGAGGATCCCTATTGTGATGGAATCAAATGAATATAATGAAGGTTATCTCAACGTCAAACGCGATGAGATGGGACACATGATATAA
- a CDS encoding C40 family peptidase has translation MPFLLFVVTSLLLLSGCSGKSPQTKEYATLTPYSPSPKQELSYKLRNKNPVTLTIYEQYKKWVNTPYKYGGTTCYGIDCSSLVQQVYKDGFGLNIPRDTKHQAKVGTFVKKPAIKEGDLLLFKTGYSSRHSGVYLEAGNFLHTSTKHGVTISNLNNPYWREKYWQARRILNY, from the coding sequence ATGCCTTTTTTACTCTTTGTCGTAACATCTTTGCTTCTGTTGAGTGGATGTTCCGGCAAGTCACCGCAAACAAAAGAGTATGCAACCTTAACACCCTATTCCCCTTCTCCAAAACAAGAACTATCATATAAATTACGCAATAAAAATCCCGTAACGCTTACGATCTATGAACAATATAAAAAATGGGTAAACACTCCCTATAAATATGGTGGGACTACCTGTTACGGGATAGATTGTTCCTCATTGGTGCAGCAAGTTTACAAAGACGGTTTTGGATTAAATATCCCAAGAGATACAAAGCATCAGGCTAAAGTAGGAACCTTCGTAAAAAAACCTGCAATAAAAGAGGGAGATCTGCTCCTTTTTAAAACAGGTTATAGTTCAAGACACTCAGGAGTTTATCTTGAAGCGGGAAATTTTTTACACACCTCAACAAAACACGGTGTGACAATCTCTAACCTCAATAACCCCTATTGGAGAGAGAAGTATTGGCAGGCTAGACGTATCCTGAATTACTAA
- the rsmG gene encoding 16S rRNA (guanine(527)-N(7))-methyltransferase RsmG, with protein MNLQSKLQELQLPDNFFTNVQKYKEHLTKWNKIHNLTGAKDEQTLDEFIFDAVYPVSFLPKVNSLMDIGTGAGFPGMILALALPDTQVTLVEPLAKRASFLQFIKADLGLDNVRVVKKRVEEMESEVFDIITSRAVTDTKMLLNLSKNHRDAHTKLFFYKGEKVFDEVNDVVENMQYKIIETQNRHYLLLGEQL; from the coding sequence TTGAATCTACAATCGAAACTGCAAGAACTACAATTACCGGATAATTTTTTTACCAATGTTCAAAAATATAAAGAACATCTTACTAAATGGAATAAGATCCATAACCTTACAGGTGCAAAGGATGAGCAAACTTTAGATGAGTTTATCTTTGATGCCGTTTATCCTGTCAGCTTTTTACCTAAAGTCAACTCGTTAATGGACATAGGAACAGGTGCAGGCTTTCCCGGAATGATCCTAGCCCTAGCTCTTCCCGACACTCAAGTCACTTTAGTAGAACCACTTGCAAAACGTGCAAGTTTTTTACAATTTATCAAAGCAGATTTGGGACTTGACAATGTTAGAGTTGTGAAAAAAAGAGTAGAAGAGATGGAGAGTGAAGTATTTGACATTATCACTTCACGTGCAGTAACTGATACAAAAATGCTTTTGAATTTAAGCAAAAACCATAGAGATGCCCATACAAAACTCTTTTTTTATAAAGGTGAAAAAGTTTTTGATGAAGTGAATGATGTTGTAGAGAATATGCAATATAAAATTATCGAAACACAAAACAGACATTACTTACTTTTAGGAGAACAATTATGA
- a CDS encoding PAS domain-containing protein codes for MARPTPIDKEKVLNPKKYIVSKTDPKGIIEYGNDYFVEISGYTEAELIGKPHNIIRHPDMPKVVFKMMWDRINRAQNIMAVVKNLAKDGSYYWVVTEFEPKVDPITNEIISHTAFRKAAPKKAVETMEPIYQKLLEIEKDGGVEASEKYLRGFLEEKGVTYDEFINDLVGNKGIFKMFFTAMKKLFS; via the coding sequence ATGGCACGCCCAACTCCAATCGATAAAGAGAAAGTATTAAATCCAAAGAAATACATTGTTTCAAAAACAGATCCAAAAGGGATCATTGAGTACGGTAATGATTATTTTGTCGAAATTTCCGGCTATACAGAGGCTGAACTTATAGGAAAACCTCACAATATCATCCGTCATCCAGATATGCCAAAAGTTGTTTTTAAAATGATGTGGGACCGAATTAATCGTGCCCAAAATATCATGGCCGTTGTAAAGAACCTGGCAAAAGATGGAAGTTACTACTGGGTTGTAACAGAATTTGAACCTAAAGTTGATCCTATTACAAACGAGATCATCTCCCATACTGCATTTAGAAAAGCTGCACCAAAAAAAGCAGTTGAAACGATGGAGCCGATCTACCAAAAACTTCTAGAGATTGAAAAAGACGGCGGTGTTGAAGCAAGTGAAAAATATCTTCGTGGCTTTTTAGAAGAAAAAGGTGTAACGTATGATGAGTTCATCAACGATCTAGTCGGTAACAAAGGGATTTTTAAAATGTTTTTCACAGCAATGAAAAAACTCTTTTCGTAA
- a CDS encoding PP0621 family protein, whose product MILKILLVIGVIAVVYFMFIKKKPIVNSKSEKKDTKLQSNDMIECASCGVYVEVDEAILSNGKYYCSQECVNKDK is encoded by the coding sequence ATGATATTAAAAATTTTACTCGTTATCGGTGTAATTGCCGTTGTATACTTTATGTTTATCAAAAAAAAGCCGATAGTAAATTCTAAGAGTGAAAAAAAAGATACTAAATTACAATCTAACGACATGATCGAATGTGCAAGTTGCGGTGTTTATGTTGAAGTAGATGAAGCGATTCTCAGTAATGGGAAATATTACTGCTCTCAAGAGTGTGTAAACAAGGATAAATAA
- a CDS encoding agmatine deiminase family protein translates to MLIPEFEKQSFTQVVFPHKNTDWNCCLEDAKRNFVAIINAIRTFQPCLVVCHDTKEVQSYFEDHTNIKFIEYTANDTWARDSSALTVENNGEIKLLNFTFNAWGGKFDAELDNNMSPAIASVYSAPLEDVDLILEGGGVESNGEGLILTTSECMLNPNRNKEFTKEQMTQKLKEYFGAKEILYLDHGYLAGDDTDSHIDTLARFISKDTIMYVACDNPQDEHYEALKKMEDELKEFVIEHKLKLIKLPMSSAVYDEDERLPATYANFLLVNGGVIVPTYNVKEDAEALEIFKWAFPDRRIVGVDCSTLIRQHGSLHCVTMNFASGVTLL, encoded by the coding sequence ATGTTAATACCAGAGTTTGAAAAACAAAGCTTCACTCAAGTTGTTTTTCCTCATAAAAATACAGACTGGAACTGTTGTTTAGAGGATGCTAAAAGAAATTTTGTAGCTATCATCAATGCGATCAGAACTTTTCAACCTTGTTTAGTTGTGTGTCATGACACAAAAGAGGTACAAAGCTATTTTGAAGATCATACAAATATAAAGTTTATAGAGTACACTGCAAACGATACGTGGGCTCGTGATTCTTCTGCACTAACTGTTGAAAATAACGGTGAAATCAAACTACTTAATTTTACATTTAATGCATGGGGCGGTAAGTTTGATGCCGAACTTGACAATAACATGTCCCCTGCCATCGCTTCTGTTTATTCAGCTCCGCTAGAAGATGTAGATCTTATCTTAGAGGGTGGCGGTGTTGAAAGCAACGGTGAAGGGCTTATCCTTACAACATCGGAGTGTATGCTCAACCCAAATAGAAATAAAGAGTTTACAAAAGAGCAGATGACACAAAAGTTAAAAGAGTATTTTGGGGCTAAAGAGATCTTATATCTTGATCATGGTTATCTTGCAGGGGATGATACAGACTCCCATATAGATACACTGGCACGTTTTATCTCAAAAGATACAATCATGTATGTAGCGTGTGATAACCCACAAGACGAGCACTACGAAGCCTTAAAAAAGATGGAGGATGAACTTAAAGAGTTTGTGATAGAGCATAAACTAAAACTGATCAAACTTCCGATGAGTTCAGCTGTATACGATGAGGATGAAAGACTTCCAGCAACATATGCCAACTTTTTACTTGTTAACGGAGGTGTCATAGTTCCGACTTACAATGTGAAAGAGGATGCTGAAGCTCTGGAGATCTTTAAATGGGCATTTCCCGATCGCAGAATAGTTGGTGTTGATTGCTCAACACTGATCCGCCAACATGGTTCACTTCACTGTGTCACTATGAACTTCGCTAGTGGAGTTACTCTCCTTTAG
- a CDS encoding TonB-dependent receptor: MKKIIPLSLLAVSYLVANDLQVDTINVESTVISEVAENAQTSADVAKALSDKVPSIDMNRRSAIANDIYIRGQKRDNIVVEVDGTKVCGACPNRMDPPTSHIVANQVDKITVIEGPYDVESFGVLSGGVKIETKKPTKDLQASINLGFGAWNYRKFGATVSGGNDFIRMIATVSDESSDQYKDGNGDTLAEQVDNYGTSLFTSTYHDVPAYKKKSAMAKAYISTFENQELRLSVTANRSDNVLYPNSKMDARYDDSNIYSVEYNIDSINENYKNVNLQYYYSDVDHPMDTMYRQTMNTPNYMTNHLKTTMQGLKLKNSFDVMAHEILIGLDTSKRTWEGQKYMSNASGVVMPASIAVSLTPTKTENAAIFAKLKKSYADLDVEIGARYDSTKITPEDTALQSNDYTALSANIMTTYNINKENKVFLGIGQASRVPDARELYMGMHATNNLDQVTNQEVDLGYETDNQYFKLKAKTFYSMLDNYIYYQDGLASSNFKNIDATVYGVELSASVYATDTITIDMGASYKVGEKDQALTGQTDKDLADIAPLRGNIGVNYEYRNNSMATLELQASDRWDKFDEDNGEQEIAGWAVVNAKIKHAVNKKFDLTLGMNNIFDVTYAVNNTYKDLTLLTGGTTGDVMLLNEPGRYFYTNLDFKF, translated from the coding sequence ATGAAGAAAATCATTCCATTATCATTACTTGCCGTATCTTATCTTGTTGCCAACGATCTTCAAGTTGATACTATCAATGTCGAATCAACGGTGATTTCAGAAGTTGCAGAAAATGCACAAACTTCAGCTGATGTTGCAAAAGCACTTAGTGATAAAGTTCCAAGTATCGATATGAACAGAAGAAGCGCTATCGCTAACGATATCTACATCCGTGGTCAAAAAAGGGATAACATTGTTGTAGAGGTTGACGGTACAAAAGTATGCGGTGCATGTCCAAACAGAATGGATCCGCCGACATCACACATTGTTGCAAATCAGGTTGACAAGATAACGGTTATTGAAGGTCCTTACGATGTAGAGAGCTTTGGAGTTCTTAGCGGTGGTGTAAAAATCGAGACTAAAAAACCGACAAAAGATCTTCAAGCTTCTATTAATCTAGGTTTTGGTGCATGGAACTACAGAAAATTCGGTGCTACTGTAAGCGGTGGAAATGATTTTATCAGAATGATTGCAACTGTATCAGATGAATCTAGTGATCAGTATAAAGACGGTAACGGTGATACACTGGCAGAACAAGTTGATAATTACGGTACTTCACTCTTTACATCAACATATCATGACGTACCAGCGTATAAGAAAAAAAGTGCAATGGCAAAAGCTTATATCTCAACTTTTGAAAATCAAGAATTACGTCTTAGTGTAACTGCAAACAGAAGTGATAATGTTCTTTATCCAAACTCTAAAATGGATGCACGTTACGATGATTCAAACATCTATAGTGTTGAATACAATATAGACTCGATTAATGAAAACTATAAAAATGTAAATCTACAATACTACTACTCTGATGTAGATCATCCGATGGATACAATGTACAGACAAACGATGAATACACCAAATTACATGACAAATCATCTTAAAACAACTATGCAAGGTTTAAAACTAAAAAATAGTTTTGATGTTATGGCACATGAAATCTTAATAGGTTTAGACACAAGTAAAAGAACTTGGGAAGGTCAAAAGTATATGTCAAATGCTTCAGGAGTAGTTATGCCTGCTTCTATTGCTGTTTCACTAACTCCTACAAAAACAGAGAATGCAGCGATTTTTGCAAAACTAAAAAAATCATATGCAGATCTTGATGTTGAAATAGGTGCTAGATATGATTCAACAAAAATCACACCTGAAGATACAGCATTACAGTCAAATGATTACACTGCATTAAGTGCAAATATTATGACTACATACAACATTAACAAAGAAAATAAAGTTTTCTTAGGAATCGGTCAAGCTTCACGTGTACCAGATGCTAGAGAGTTATATATGGGTATGCATGCTACTAATAATTTAGACCAAGTAACAAATCAAGAAGTAGATTTAGGTTATGAAACAGATAATCAATATTTTAAATTAAAAGCTAAAACTTTCTACTCTATGTTAGATAACTACATTTATTATCAAGATGGTTTAGCATCAAGCAATTTTAAAAATATAGATGCAACTGTTTATGGTGTAGAATTAAGCGCGTCAGTTTATGCAACTGACACAATCACTATCGATATGGGAGCATCTTATAAAGTTGGTGAAAAAGATCAAGCACTTACAGGTCAAACAGATAAAGATCTAGCAGATATTGCTCCGTTACGTGGAAATATCGGTGTAAACTATGAGTATAGAAACAACTCTATGGCAACTTTAGAACTACAAGCAAGTGACAGATGGGACAAATTTGATGAAGACAACGGTGAACAAGAGATCGCTGGTTGGGCAGTTGTAAATGCAAAAATCAAACATGCCGTAAACAAAAAATTTGACCTTACTCTTGGTATGAACAATATCTTTGATGTTACATATGCTGTAAACAATACATATAAAGATTTAACTCTATTAACTGGTGGAACTACAGGTGATGTTATGCTTCTTAACGAACCTGGCCGTTATTTCTATACTAACTTAGATTTTAAATTCTAA
- a CDS encoding EAL domain-containing protein has translation MVINLQEDNLNSAINKLKVREDILHEFSMLSGLGNWAIDLKTHSTKWSESLYNIYQIPKNTPINFETFLNLILPEYVEEAKQIIAMSKNSKDIFSFQAKAKRGDGKIIDILIHGKTLFDEDDTPLKFIGSTQDITNIIKLQQEAKELSELVKHSSNEIYIVDFDTLEYLYVNEGATKALLYTKEELLEMSVQDVNPYLKHSEIENLKQLLENNGHILNKTIHQRKNGTLYYVQSYLHIIEYQNKKSYVIFDTDISQIVELESEYKKQAKILENIHDSVISVDNCGNIVTWNNGSQRLFGYEAAEVIGRNIKLIYSKNNKTALSEYFEDINDTNNINDEFKMIKKDGSEIICDISLSVSTDNHNNITGYIGYIQDITKQKETKKMLDIQTEKLRHQAHHDMLTNLPNRVLFRDRLNQNIATAKRYDKKFALLFIDLDQFKNINDSLGHHIGDEVLIEASKRLSSVIREEDTLARLGGDEFTIILKDIKDAKSATIVAQKIIDILKDPIIIQELELYVSSSIGIAVYPDDTKEGDNLLKYADAAMYKAKDEGRNNYQYYSSEMTESAFERVIMEQSLRVAIQQENFLVYYQPQIDSENKKVVGMEALVRWEHPDVGIVSPANFIPLAEETGMIIHIDLIVLKKAMTQFKEWYQQGLTPGKLSLNLSAKQIENNNFIEILSDTMQTLEFDPAWLTLEVTESQIMKNPEDSIEKLKEINALGIEIAIDDFGTGYSSLAYLKKLPLNKLKIDKAFVDGLPHDEEDIAISRAIIALAKILNLDLIAEGVETKEQQEFMLENGCKVIQGYYYSKPIDSNSMEKFLLAI, from the coding sequence ATGGTCATAAATTTACAGGAAGATAATTTAAACAGTGCTATCAATAAACTAAAAGTAAGAGAAGATATTCTCCATGAGTTTAGCATGCTCTCAGGACTTGGAAATTGGGCGATAGATTTAAAAACCCACTCTACAAAATGGTCCGAGAGCCTCTACAACATCTACCAAATCCCAAAAAATACACCTATCAATTTTGAAACCTTTTTAAACCTTATCTTACCTGAGTACGTTGAAGAAGCAAAACAGATCATAGCAATGTCCAAAAACTCTAAAGATATCTTCTCTTTTCAAGCAAAAGCAAAACGGGGAGATGGGAAGATAATAGATATACTTATCCATGGAAAAACTCTCTTTGATGAAGATGATACACCGTTAAAATTTATAGGTTCAACACAAGATATTACCAATATTATAAAACTCCAACAAGAAGCAAAAGAGTTATCGGAACTTGTAAAACATTCATCAAACGAAATATATATTGTCGATTTTGACACATTAGAGTATCTTTACGTAAATGAGGGTGCGACAAAAGCTCTGCTGTATACAAAAGAAGAGCTTTTAGAGATGAGTGTTCAAGATGTAAATCCCTATCTCAAACACTCAGAAATTGAAAACTTGAAACAATTACTAGAGAATAATGGGCACATCCTCAATAAAACAATCCATCAAAGAAAAAATGGTACTCTGTACTATGTACAATCATATTTACATATTATAGAGTATCAAAATAAAAAATCGTATGTTATTTTCGATACTGACATCTCCCAAATTGTAGAACTGGAATCTGAGTATAAAAAACAGGCAAAGATTTTAGAAAATATTCATGATTCTGTAATCAGTGTAGACAACTGCGGTAATATTGTTACTTGGAACAATGGAAGTCAGAGACTTTTTGGTTATGAAGCTGCTGAAGTGATTGGACGAAATATTAAACTCATCTATAGTAAAAATAATAAAACTGCCCTCTCTGAATATTTTGAAGATATCAATGATACGAATAATATTAACGATGAATTTAAGATGATTAAAAAAGACGGCAGTGAAATTATCTGCGACATATCTCTGAGTGTATCAACCGATAATCATAATAATATAACGGGCTATATAGGATATATTCAGGATATTACAAAACAAAAAGAGACCAAAAAAATGCTTGATATCCAGACAGAAAAGCTACGCCATCAAGCACACCATGATATGCTCACAAATCTTCCAAACAGAGTTTTATTCAGAGACAGGCTCAATCAAAACATAGCTACTGCAAAAAGGTACGATAAAAAATTTGCTCTTTTATTTATCGATCTTGATCAGTTTAAAAATATCAACGACTCTTTAGGTCACCATATCGGTGATGAAGTTTTAATTGAAGCTTCGAAACGTTTAAGCAGTGTAATTCGTGAAGAAGACACCCTTGCAAGACTTGGAGGGGATGAGTTCACCATTATCCTAAAAGATATAAAAGATGCAAAAAGCGCTACAATTGTTGCACAAAAAATTATAGATATTTTAAAAGATCCTATTATTATTCAGGAACTTGAACTCTACGTCTCTTCAAGCATAGGGATTGCCGTTTATCCTGATGATACAAAAGAGGGGGACAATCTTTTAAAATATGCAGATGCAGCTATGTATAAAGCAAAAGATGAAGGTCGTAATAACTACCAGTACTATTCATCGGAGATGACTGAATCGGCATTTGAACGTGTTATTATGGAGCAAAGTCTGCGTGTTGCGATCCAACAAGAAAATTTCCTTGTATATTACCAGCCTCAAATAGATTCAGAAAACAAAAAAGTTGTCGGGATGGAAGCACTTGTAAGATGGGAGCATCCTGATGTAGGCATTGTCTCGCCGGCAAACTTTATCCCTTTAGCTGAAGAGACAGGGATGATCATCCATATCGACCTCATAGTCCTTAAAAAAGCGATGACACAATTTAAAGAGTGGTATCAACAAGGACTTACTCCAGGGAAACTTTCGTTAAATTTATCTGCCAAACAGATAGAAAACAATAATTTTATTGAGATCCTTTCAGATACAATGCAAACGTTGGAGTTTGATCCTGCATGGCTTACGTTAGAGGTAACCGAGAGTCAAATTATGAAAAATCCGGAAGACTCGATTGAAAAGCTTAAAGAGATTAATGCTCTTGGAATTGAAATTGCGATCGATGATTTCGGTACAGGTTATTCTTCATTAGCGTATCTGAAGAAACTTCCTTTAAATAAACTCAAAATAGATAAGGCTTTTGTGGACGGTCTCCCTCATGATGAGGAAGATATTGCTATATCCAGAGCGATCATTGCACTTGCTAAAATTTTAAACCTTGATCTTATTGCAGAGGGTGTTGAGACAAAAGAGCAACAGGAGTTTATGCTGGAGAATGGATGTAAAGTTATTCAAGGCTATTATTACTCTAAGCCTATCGATTCAAACAGTATGGAGAAGTTCCTTCTTGCTATTTAA
- the hemB gene encoding porphobilinogen synthase, whose product MFQRFRRTRLNKHLRALVRETQVSVDDFIYPLFVRSGEGIKTEVASMPGVYQMSIDVAVKECAELKELGIYSIILFGIPDTKDSVGSDALCEHGIIASAVKEIKKVHPDMFVVTDLCFCEYTDHGHCGIIDEERETVVNDATLELSGKQAVVHAKAGVDMIAPSGMMDGIIETLRDALDEAGYEDLPIMSYSTKFASGYYGPFRDVAESTPSFGDRSSYQMDPANRREAIAESIEDEAQGADILMVKPVLAYLDIVREIKDNTTKPLAVYNVSGEYAMLKHAGAAGLIDYDRVMMETMVAFKRAGADIIISYHAKEVAKLLKK is encoded by the coding sequence ATGTTCCAAAGATTTCGTAGAACACGTTTAAACAAACATTTACGTGCATTAGTACGAGAAACACAAGTGAGTGTTGATGATTTTATCTATCCATTATTTGTAAGAAGTGGGGAAGGGATTAAGACGGAAGTAGCATCTATGCCTGGTGTATATCAGATGAGTATAGATGTAGCGGTAAAAGAGTGTGCGGAGTTAAAAGAGTTAGGTATTTATTCTATTATATTATTTGGTATCCCGGATACTAAAGACTCTGTTGGAAGCGATGCTTTATGTGAACATGGAATTATTGCAAGTGCGGTTAAAGAGATTAAAAAAGTACATCCGGATATGTTTGTTGTTACAGACTTATGTTTTTGTGAATATACAGATCACGGACACTGCGGTATTATTGATGAAGAGAGAGAAACGGTTGTAAATGATGCAACTTTAGAGCTTTCGGGTAAACAAGCTGTTGTTCATGCAAAAGCAGGTGTTGATATGATCGCACCTTCAGGGATGATGGACGGTATTATCGAAACACTTAGAGATGCACTAGATGAAGCGGGTTATGAAGACCTTCCGATCATGAGTTACTCAACAAAATTCGCTTCAGGATACTACGGACCTTTCCGTGACGTAGCAGAATCAACACCGAGTTTTGGAGATAGAAGTTCTTACCAAATGGATCCTGCAAACCGCAGAGAAGCTATTGCAGAGTCTATTGAAGATGAGGCTCAGGGTGCAGATATTTTAATGGTAAAACCGGTTCTTGCATATCTTGATATAGTAAGAGAGATCAAAGACAACACTACAAAACCGTTAGCAGTATATAATGTAAGCGGTGAGTATGCAATGTTAAAACATGCAGGAGCAGCAGGTTTAATCGACTACGATCGTGTGATGATGGAAACTATGGTAGCATTTAAACGTGCAGGTGCTGATATAATTATTTCATATCACGCCAAAGAAGTAGCAAAACTTCTAAAAAAATAG
- a CDS encoding alanine racemase: MAYITLNKNNLFYNFDIIADKTKSKDKVAVVLKDNAYGHGLCEVAKMAQEYGISKAVVRSHTEAEAIYEYFDYILVLAEMPQKADEKIHYTINDIKLITKFPKGTKVELKTNSGMHRNGVELEELENAFALIKENSLDLKGVFTHHSSADEEGDYFSFQKQNFSLIKQKSKELAEQYGYTLAFHSANSAALFREENFDEDMARIGIATYGCLELPSSLPQIDLKPVLSIYAEKNSSRILEEGDCVGYGANFKSTKKQVVSNYDFGYGDGFLRACSNIYKTPENVSIAGKISMDNSSFLSDKDELLIFNDARDIAKFAGTISYELLTSLKSYIPRKIV, from the coding sequence ATGGCTTATATAACTTTAAATAAAAACAATCTTTTTTATAATTTTGACATTATCGCAGATAAAACTAAAAGCAAAGATAAAGTTGCCGTTGTTTTAAAAGATAATGCGTATGGACATGGACTTTGCGAAGTTGCAAAGATGGCACAAGAGTATGGAATCAGTAAAGCAGTAGTTCGATCGCATACAGAAGCAGAGGCTATTTATGAATATTTTGACTATATTTTAGTACTTGCCGAGATGCCACAAAAAGCAGATGAAAAGATTCACTATACTATCAATGATATAAAGCTCATTACTAAGTTCCCAAAAGGTACGAAAGTGGAGCTTAAAACAAATAGCGGTATGCATAGAAACGGTGTTGAATTAGAAGAACTGGAGAATGCATTTGCTTTAATTAAAGAAAACTCTTTAGATCTAAAAGGGGTTTTCACACACCATTCATCTGCAGATGAAGAGGGGGATTATTTCTCTTTTCAAAAACAAAATTTTTCTTTGATCAAACAGAAGTCAAAAGAGTTGGCAGAACAGTACGGATATACACTTGCCTTTCACTCTGCAAACTCGGCTGCACTTTTTCGCGAAGAGAACTTTGATGAAGATATGGCAAGAATAGGGATCGCAACGTATGGATGTTTGGAACTTCCATCTAGTCTGCCTCAAATAGATTTAAAACCGGTACTAAGTATCTATGCTGAAAAAAACTCTTCAAGAATTTTAGAAGAGGGGGATTGTGTCGGATATGGTGCAAACTTTAAAAGTACAAAGAAACAGGTGGTAAGTAACTATGATTTTGGTTACGGAGACGGTTTTTTACGTGCTTGTTCAAATATCTATAAAACACCTGAAAATGTTAGCATTGCCGGAAAAATTTCTATGGATAACAGCTCGTTTTTAAGTGATAAAGATGAATTGCTGATTTTTAATGATGCAAGAGATATTGCAAAATTTGCCGGCACTATCTCGTATGAATTATTAACATCGTTAAAATCATATATACCGAGAAAAATAGTTTAG
- a CDS encoding CZB domain-containing protein yields MTKTEMLEAVVAAKDIHKKEMEKIENIIKGKSVEEPTALGKMECACGQWFYANEDMMKKILGHQLFDRLDKTHEKWHKDYSRVYEIYQNHKQRQSGFFSKIINKNMDALEYDKLKLYYKELSQITDELFREADAAIRRITALQESKFK; encoded by the coding sequence ATGACAAAGACGGAAATGTTAGAAGCGGTTGTGGCTGCAAAAGATATTCATAAAAAAGAGATGGAGAAGATTGAGAATATCATAAAAGGCAAAAGTGTGGAAGAACCGACGGCACTTGGCAAAATGGAGTGTGCTTGCGGTCAATGGTTTTATGCAAATGAAGATATGATGAAAAAAATTTTAGGACACCAGCTTTTTGATCGTTTAGACAAAACGCATGAAAAGTGGCATAAAGATTATAGTAGAGTCTATGAGATTTATCAAAATCACAAACAAAGACAATCAGGATTCTTTTCTAAAATTATAAATAAAAATATGGATGCTTTAGAGTATGATAAACTGAAGCTTTACTATAAAGAGCTTTCACAAATTACGGATGAACTTTTTAGAGAAGCTGATGCTGCAATTCGACGAATTACAGCTCTACAGGAGAGTAAATTTAAATAG